The Paenibacillus sp. FSL H7-0357 nucleotide sequence ATGGGCTTGTGCTGTTTATGCAGTTCCGCATCCATCATTCCACACTTCCGCAGCGTTCCGAAGTCCGTGCTCCGAAGCTGCGCGAAGCACTGGCAACGACCACCCGGGACCGGGTATTCCTGCCCGTACTGCTGGGTACAATCTTCTGTGTGCTGGGATATGGGCATTTCAGCTCCACACTGGCCCAGTATTTAGCAATGAATACCCATTTCACGAACGGAGGACAGGTATTCTCCTATATGCTGTCCCTTAATGCCGTAACCGTACTGGTGGTCCAGTACCCGATTGTCCGCACGGCAAGCCGTTTCTCGCCGATTGTCCCTCTGATTCTCGGGAATCTTTGCGTAGCGCTGAGCCTGCTGCTGTTCGGAATTGCCGGTGGAGTGGCACTGCTGATGTTCAGTGTCGTATTGTTCACCATAGGCGAGGTACTGCTCTTTACGATGATGGACATGCTCATTGACCGGATTGCCAAACCGGAATGGAAAGGTACGTATTTCGGAACCATAGGCTTTAATAATCTCGGCAATGTAATGGCTCCTATTCTGGGGGGACTGCTGCTGGATCAATTCGGCGCCGCGAATGGACCGGCTGTCTTTGTACCCCTGGCCTTAACCACCGCCTTGGGGCTGCCTTTCCTCATTACCGCCCACAAACGACTTAAGATCAGAGAAACGGGCGCTGGTGATGTAAACGTATAGAAATCAAAAACCCGGATAAGCTTAGAAGCTTGTCCGGGTTTACTAATGGTGAACATTGTACACGCAGAGTGAAATTTGTTCGTTTAATCACACATTAAAGACATACTTTGAAAATAGCCCCCAGTAATCGTAATCATATTCTTGCGGATAGCTTATCAAATGTTTTGAACGATAAATCCAAGTTTTAAGCTCCTCTGTTTTTGCACCTTTTTCAACTTTGTCCAATAATGAAGTTAGATCAGCTATATCACTTTCTATCTCTGATGCAACAATGTCACCTGTAAAAACGTAAAGACTGCTTAGAAAAAAGGTTTTTTTCTGGCATTTATCATCATCAATAAAACTACATATCATGGGTATATTTTCAACATTATTAACCGCTAACTCCCAGTCTTGGCTTGGAATCTGCTCATCACAATATGCCCATATCTTAATTTCCTCTTGAGTCGGGTTCCACGCATGTTGAATATCTCTGAACAAAATCCAATCTCCTCCAACTATAGTTAACATAATATAATTTATGTAACCTTACTCTTATAAACTTTCTTTCTGGTATACAATGTCATCCGGTTCAAGAGTTCCGTTCTCATAAGCATACCTCATCAACACATTTCCAATGAACATCCCGGGGGAAATCTGGATAGACAGTTCAGCCATAAGAACATGATCCTGAATAAAGTATCTGACAATGTTCCCGACAACCGGTTGATCAAACCATATACCTGCATCACTTTCATTGAACTTAAAAGGATAATCCTTGCCTGAAACTGAGATCGTGTACTCCCGCTCGCCGTTTCCCTTTTGCAGCACAGAGGAAATTTTATTTCTTACGCTGTCTTTAGGATCGGAAACCGGAATCTCTGTGAAATCAGCAGTCAATACATGAACCTCCGATTCACGCACACCTGTACCAGTGGATATCGTAAGTACAACAGCAATTTCATCTCCCTCTACGCCGTTCAAATCACTGAGGATGACCTTCGGATAAAAAGAGGGGTTAGAGGTATTGCTCCATTCATAATCTCTGGACTCATTATCGAGCTGAACTGTCAACGGGGAGTAGCCGCTCTCCGGCTTACTGACCCCGTACACAGCGATTTTCTGAGCTTTATCTTCCGTCAAAAGAACCTTATGATCACCCGCACTATTATTCTGCTCCGCATTCCGGGACTTGTCCGTTGTACATCCGCTAAGTAAAATAACCCCTGCTGCTATAGCGTTAGCAATCTTGTTCACATCACTCCTCCTCGCATTGACCCCAATAGGATTGATAAAACGTCAATGCTTAAATTATCGCATAAGCCTTTGAGTATATTGTGTAATTTTAGTTGCAAATCATTTAAATTCCAGTAACTATTTGCAGAGCTTGATCATAGGTACTTATGCTGCAAAGCAGTTACTTTCTCCTTAATGTACTCTCTAAGTAGAAACGGCTCAAGAATTTCGGTATCGGTGAGCAGCGCCAGCGCCTTCAGACAGGCATTCTCATAGCTGTACATATTTACGGTCAACACAAGAATTCCCTCCTCTTCACCCTTATGCATAACCTCAAGCCTGTTCACAAGTTCCTGCTTACCCTTTTCTATGCGAAGGACTACCGGATAGTGTTCTTCAGCCCTCCGGCTTTGTTTAAAGCGCTCCTCCCCGCTGCTCCAATACTTCTCCAAAGAAAACTCCGCCGGGATTCCATATTCTTCTTCCAGTAATTGTACCGCTTCGAACCGCTCGCATTTAAAGGTGCGCATCCCCTCTGCCTCCTCGCAATAAGCGACCAGATACCAAGCCCCTTGTTTGACTACGAGGCCGTAGGGCAGCAGTAACCGGGAAGAAATGTCGTTATTGACCTTTCGGTATTGAACGCTAATCTTTTGTGATTTCCACAGTGCAGCACGCAGAGTCTCCAGACACGGCACCGCATTCTGTTCCGTCCACCAAGGGGTATCATCGAAATAAAAGACATTTTGGGCTTTGCGGATATCCTCCTGATAAGCGGCTGGCAAGGACTTTTCCAGCTTTAATAACGCGTTCCTCAACTTGAGGCCCGATTCGCTGTTCCTTCCTGATTGAAAGCCCATTCCCGTTAAATAGAGCTGAATCATCTCGTCCCCGTGCAACTGCCGCAGGTTGACCGTGTAGCCCTCCATTAGCGAAATCCCGCCACTCGGCCCAGGTGCAGATACCATGGGAATTCCAGCCTCCGCCAGAACGTCTATGTCTCTATAAATGGATCGTACCGAGGTTTCTAGTGCGGCCGCCAAGTCACTTGCTTTCATTTTCCCCCTGGATTCTACCAGTAACAATATCCCAATCAAGCGATGCAAGCGCATATATTCCCTCCTATCCTACCCACGAAATTAATAGGGTTTTGAAGCTTCTCGAATTCTTGCCACTCTGTTGTCAACAATAGCAGTGTACTATGAAATATATCAGAGAGAAGGAGCTGCTGCAAATGAATATTGGCATATTAGGAACAGGTTTCGGAGCATATCATGCCGCCATATTAAAGAAACTGGATAGTGTTGAACGGGTTGTCATCTTCGGGAGGAACGAAGACAAGCTGCATAAGCTGAAGGAAGAGCTTGGCGTTGAGATCACATCGTCTATAGAGGACATTATGCAAGATTCCGGACTGGATATCATTGATATCTGTCTACCTTCTCCACTACATAAGAAATACACTCTAGAGGCACTGAAAGCCGGCAAACATGTATTTTGTGAAACTCCGGTTGTGCTAAGCTTAGAAGATGCGACGGCAATGAGAGAGGCTGAGCTTCAATACGGGAAAAGAATTCTCGTCAATCAGTTCATCAAATTTGATCCGGCCTATCAATATCTGTATGAATCCGCACGACTGGAGAAGTATGGCAAGCTGCTGCATGTGTCTGTCAAAAGAGAAACCCCACCACTTTGGGGGAATCTGGGGCTTGGCACCCTCCCTACAAATCTGATGATCCATGAGCTGGATTTCATCACCTGGCTGCTGGGTTCAACTGCTCCCTCCTCCGCATGGGGAACAAATAGCGGCAAGGAGGAACAAGCGCTGGTCCATGTATCCTTTGAGGAATCCGGGGTCTCAGCGGAAGTTACCGTTTCTTCGCTTATGCCTGATTCTTACCCCTTTACAGTTGGATATGAGGCTTACTTTGAGCAGGCGAAGCTGGTCTTTCATGAAAGTGATGACATGCAGGGAAACATCGATACTGCATTGTATGAATACAGCAAGGCCGGCAAGCAAGAGATCGTTCTGGAGAAACAAGATCCATACAAGCAAAGTCTCCAGCATGCGATTCACTGTTTACAAAACGGATCGGAATCCGTCCTTTCGCTGAATCAAGCACTCCAGTCCATGGAAATAGCGCTTGATCTGAAGCAGCGGTTAACCGGCTCTACAGACTAAGCACGAAATCAGGGAATTAAAATGTTATTGATTGGAGCTGTGCCCCGTTCTTTTTCCTGGGTTTAGTATGCAAGTTCGGTGTGTGTAAGGTATGCTCTGGAGTATCAAGGGAACGGTGTAGTAAAGGGGTTTCTATTGTGAATTTTTCATATGTTGAAATATTATCTATAAATTCAAGTATCAGACTGGGCTAAATAAAAGAAACAGCGGCAGCCATGGACGAAATAAAGTCCTAGACTGCCGCTGTTTCTTTGAGCTAACGTATCCCTTTAGCTGAATGACCTGTCTGAGATCGGAATAAAATGCTGCCAACGACACAAATATCAAAATAGATAGACTCCGCCTCTACCGGAAATTTTCTACACGCTCATGCAGAAAGGCATCTAACGTGCGTGGCTCTCTGCCGAGCAAGCGTTTCACAGTGTCATTTGGACTTTCTGGCACCACCGTAGACATGGTTTGAATTTCCACAACGTGGTTCGCGAGCCAAGGAGGCATATGCCCGTGCTCGATAAGATTACGAAGTAGTACTTGGGGTTCCATGTTGATGTAACTTATCGGCCGATTAAGCAGGGCGGATAGTTGACTCGCGATCTGGGGATAACTGAAAATCTCCGAACCAGTAAGCGTATATATTTGGCCTGATACCTCGCGGTTGGTTAGAACTTCTGCGGCAACATCTGCGATATCGCGACAGTCAATGAAGTTACACGGTGAATCGCCCATGGAGCCGAAAAATACATTTTGGGTTGTGATCGTTGGTGCAAGGCGTAATAAGTTTTGCATGAACGCATAAGGGCGCAACACGGTGTGGGTGAGACCCGATTCCCTCAGCGTTTTCTCGATTTCTTGATGCCAGCCCGCCACTGCCACTGGAGAGCTCTGCTCAAAGGCAGGGCTGGATATTTTTACGATGTGTTTGATTCCAGATTCGGCGGCAATCTGAATGATTGAAGTTTCCAATTCGATTTGTCTTGGACTATTGGACATGGCAAGGAAGAGCTGGCTAGCACCTGTAAACGCGCGGCGCAGCGATTCGGGGTCAGAAGCCTCCGCCAATGCGACCTCGATAGTCGATCGGCCTTTTTCTCCGATCTGATCACGCAACTTCTCTGGCTCTCTGCTCAGCGCCCTGACAGGTACGCCATGATCAACCAAACGTTCCAAAAGTGCACTGCCTATCGTACCTGTTGCTCCCATAATAACTATCATTGTTTTCTTCTCCTTTTGGACGAAAAATTAGTTGTGACCGCAAGACGCCACCGCCATGTCACTATCGTGCTTGCTATGAATCCAGACAACGGGAAATCGATCCAGACACGATCGGCCCAGGCCAAGTGATTGCTCGGAATCATAATTTCTAGTGAAACAGATGTCACCCATGCGGCGTATAGGCCAAATGAGGACCCGGCCAATGCGAACACTCCTACCACAACCAAGTGAGGTGCACCGATAACCCATCGCATTTGGCCCACCCGGCTGCTCAACAAAAGGCCAATCATCAAGGCCATCAAGGCCGATGCACCTCCGATTGTGGTCAATGCCCCAATTTGAAGTCCCCTATTGGCAGTAACCAATCCCCCGATACCTGCCATGATGGCAGGAGCAGCATAGGCCATTACAACTTCACGCCATAGTACAAAAGTCTTTTTCTTGGAACCAACAGCTTTGATGCCGTAAACATCATCTGTCTGATTCCCGTATTTCATCTGGTTCATTTAGTTGCTCCCTTCTTCTTTGAAATAGTTCAACGATTGCTTTCAGTGAGACATAATTAGGTTCCTAACTATATAAGAGTAAAAATAGGCTAGCATCACTAGCCCATTTTACTCATTACTGATATTTCCTTTTGGTTTCGAGCCTAGTTCGCCCGTAAGTGCTGAGATGCCTTGTGTAACTCGGCCTAGCAAGTCGAGAAATACGCTGCGCTCCTCGATATTAAGTAAGCCCACCATTGCTTCCAGCCGAGCGAAATGCTCAGGAGCCATTTCACGGAGCTTCTTCGCTCCTTCTTCCGTCAAAATGACCGATCTCTGACGGCCATCGTCTGAGCTTGATCGCCGAGCTACTAGGCCATCTCGTTCAAGAATGTCGATAAGACCAGTCACTGTAGCACGTGTAACGCCTAGATGCTCCGCTAATTGCGAAGGCAACTCTTCTCCTTCGTTGTCTTCAAGATCTGCCAATAAACGATATCGCCCTGTTGATAAACCGAATCTAGAGAAATGAATCTCCGAGGCATGCCCAAGCTTGGCTCCCGCTGCCATTAGCCTAGACGCGACGAGTATAGCCTGTGCGTCTATGTCTAGGTTATAGCGGTCAATCTGACGCTTGGATTGTACAAGCGATGGAATAGCGTCAATGTCATTTGTTATTTTATTATTGTTGTTCATACATGTAGTATGGCACCTAATTACTTTTGTGTCAACACATTTTAATAACACATCAACCGTTAATCCAATACAACACTGTTTACAGTATAACGATAAAATAGAAAAGAGCTGCTAAGACAAAACGGTATAGCGCAAACCATTCCAATCGAAGTCGTTTAATCAGTTTGATGAACGTCACTACTGCAATCATTGCCACAATAAAGGATGTCATAAAGCCAATTAACATTAGAAAGAAATCGTCAGAATTCAGCAAATCGCGACTATCGTACAAATCCAGCAAGCTTGCACCAAACATTACAGGCACGGAAATAAGGAACGTGAAATCTGCAGCGGCTTTTTGGCTAGTGCCAAGCAAAAGGCCACCTGAAATCGTCGAACCTGATCTCGAAAATCCCGGCCACAAAGCCAAACACTGGAACAGGCCAATCCCGAAAGCCTGTTTATAATTAATCCCATCAATCGTATCAGCGGTTTCAGTTCTCCTACTCCTTGCTGCAATGATCATCAACACACCACCCACAACTAGACCGATCAAGACAGGGGTTGGGCCGAATAATTTGCTTTTTATTGTATCCTTGAAGAGAAGATATAGGATTAATGCTGGTAACATAGCCAAAATCATATGAATGACATTTAATCCTTTACTTTTAGAAAAATCCATTCTAATCATATTAGCCCCAATCTTCAAATACCTCCTCCAATAAAGAATTAGAACTGCCATCACTGCACCCAACTGTATAACAATTTTAAATGTTATTGCCGCGTCTCCCTCAAAGCTAAGCAAATTGCCTGCTAAAATAAGATGTCCAGTAGACGATACCGGTAAAAATTCAGTTAAGCCCTCAATTATGCCGAGTATGATTGCTTTAATTACATCACTCATCAGTGGAAAGCCCCCTTTCGAAAATAAGCTCATATAACAATTTCCAGTATAAGGGGGGTCATGTCTATATTCCCATCGCTTAATATAACAATATTCAATTTAGTATGACATAATTGTCACATTGCTCATATTCTCTATTGAATAAGTGATCTTTAAACAAAGACGACTAGTTAACATAGTAATGATTATGTTAACTAGTCGTCTACCTCTTCTTTTAAGAGTCAATTCATCGCATGAGCAAAGCTCGTTATCCTGTCCAAAGCTAACCCTGTATTGCCCTTTTCCTTTCCTTTGGCGATCCGGAGGATTAATTTGTCCGTTGCAGACATTTTATCGGTATAAATCTCATCTCCGAATACTTCCTTCACAAGGGCTTTGCTGTACAATTCCTCAGGAAAAGCAAGTCTGAGCTCTTGCTCCGCCTGCTCTCCCTTCAAACCTGCGCAAATGAACAGCCCGAGACGTTTGCTCTTTAACATCTCCTTATTATCTCGGGAAAATTGGGCCATTTCCTTGCGAATTTTCCCGTAATAGACGGAACCGCCTAAAATAATATTGTCATACGCAGTAAGCGGTGGAACTTTGACGTACTTAAGATTGATCGCTTCCACTTCGCCCCGCAGCTGGGATTTCAAGAGATAGGCTGCCTTCTCTGTACACCCGTATTTAGTGGCATACAAAATCAATGTCCTCATTATACCCGCTCCTTGTCAGCTTTCAGAATGGGAATTATCCTGATGCTATCGTTAGCATCGCCTGCAAATGACGTGAAATCAAGGCTTCCTTCTGTTCCTCCGGGGGATTCTCTACAGTCAGTCTGATAATCAACCCGAAGGCTGCGCTCCAGATAACTTGGGCTGTCAGCTCCAGTTCACGCTCACTTTGTGACGCCAAGCCCTTGAACCTGCGGAGTGTTGCGCACAGCATGCCGATTGCATTCCGTTCCTGTAAAGCCCCCATATGCAGCACCGCAGTATGTCTGAGGACTGCCGCAGAATCATTAAGCATTACATTGCGGTATTGTGTCCCTTCCTCTATAGCCATGCGAATAAATTGCGACAACGAGCGGCTCAACGCCTCCTCCGGTAATAATTCTTCACTGTTATGTGCCGTGGCAGCGTTCAGGTTCTGAAGCAGATTGCGGTACCCTTGCTCCAGCAATTGCCCGATGATATCCTCTTTCCCCTCAAAATAGTGATAAATGATCCCCGGTGAATACTCCATACTTTCAGCTATTTTGCGGATCGACAGCTTCTGTATTCCATTCTCGGCCACTAATTGGCCTGCCGTTTCCAGAATCAGTGTCCGCATGGCTTCCCGCTCACGCTCTTGCCGGCCTTCTTTGCTCATGGTGACTCCCTTCAAACTACTACAATAATCCGTTTTTTAAACAATGTAATGTTATTAAACAATGTTCAATACGCAACTCAAATATACATCTGTACAACTCGTATTGTCAACATGCATGAAGCGTTTGAAAGGATCAGCAGCGGTGCATATAATGAAATAGGCTATCTTTACACCGGCTATAAAACAACCGATGCCAAGCTAGCCCATGTACTGCTCTATGAGATAATCCGCTCCAATACACTACATCATCACCCCCGTTATCAGCAAATTTACGCCGATTACGATTACACAAGCACTCGCATGATCTATAAAGTATGAATCACATCTCTTACTCAAACTATAGAGGATAATGATGTTTCAGACTAATCTCCTTATGAAATAGATGTTTAATTATCGTACCTTTTTTTCCAATCGTCAGACCATTCCTTAAAGGTTAGACCTGTGACTTCTTCAAGCGTCATTCCGTCCAGCGAATAGGCGCTTCCCATCAGCAACTCGCCTTCTTTAAGCGGGAACGAAGTCCCGCCAATCACTTCTCCATCTGCCATCAGGATGTTAACATTGGTGGTATGCGTCAGATATATTTTTTCGAGCGGATGATTAGATACGGTGAACTTATAAATGGTTATTTTTTTTCCTACATAATCATCGGGAGAAACGGCTTGAACACCCCACATCTGCTGATAAGGGGTCGATTCCGGACTTCCATACAACAGCTTTTTGGTCAACGTGTATTCAAAAGCCTCGTCTTCTGTGGAGATGATCTTATAGCCTTGCGCCTTAACATAGTCATGTGCAGTTTGTTCATCCCCTGCAAGTTCTTTACTGCAGCCCATTAGAATCAGTAACATAAAGCCGATCCATATGCCAAAATATCTGCGTGTTCTCATTTCTCCCCTCCATTCTTCAGATCAAGCAGATGCTGGAGTTGCCATTCACGTTCTTTGGCCGTGTTGCTAATTCTATCTGCGGGGTAAGAGCTGTAGGTTATAGCTTTGGCAGCGTAGGTTGCTGCGTGAACAGCGTGTCCGGCTACATGAGCGGAGGCTGCGGCCTGGCCTGCAGAACGGGCTGCGGCGCATGCAGCATCCCCTTCGGTTTCACGGGCCGCAGCATGAGCGGCAAAAGCGGCTGTACGTGCTTCACTCATCGTTAACTCACCGCGCAACCAGGAACGCCCGGCCTCAACAGCTTCCCGAAGACGCTTGTCATCCGGGTGCCTCTCTTCAAAAAACGGGAGTACCCGCTCAGCGCAATCAACAGCCCATAAGACAAGTGTTTTGTGCTCAACTTTATTTTGAAGATCACTAATCGTTTTCCCCTTGTCGGTATCAATAAATTTCACGTTCCCCATTTTGGAACCTCCTTGAATGGATGTTAAGTTAACATAATATTATATATGTCAACCAACAGTTGAAGCCTAAAGTATAGGATGTTCGGAAACAGATCATTCCACGTAGCTGGATTCTATCCAATCCACATTATATACCGAGAAAAAAGACGCGCCGGATTCTGACGGCACGTCTACATATACTCTATCATGGAGCCGTCATCTTGTGCTGGCATGAGTAAATTAGGTATGCCCCTTTTGCTACCTGTGCTAGTCGATGTCTTCGATCTTCCATTCTCCCTGCTTGCCCGGCAGCAAAACAATCGTGAATCCCCGGTCGGCAATATATCCTTCATCATCCATCAGGTAATAATCCACTTGAAAGCCAGCCCATTTCTCGTTTTTAAAGGGAATCCACTATTGCCTACATCCGGTATCTGTACAAAGACACCGGGTACAATTGGAGCT carries:
- a CDS encoding MDR family MFS transporter; translated protein: MKQHLQHIHPLAWTIIIGTMFGRLVTSMSIPFLSIYLTQVLGASATQTGFTVAVSSLAGVLISFYGGYISDVIGRKIVMLVSVFGWACVFFGFSAAQHLWVFFLVNTLNGLCRAVFEPTSRALLSDITPPDHKLLVFNLRYAAVNLGVVFGPIIGLQLGSAKSTFPFLIAGIVYIAYGLVLFMQFRIHHSTLPQRSEVRAPKLREALATTTRDRVFLPVLLGTIFCVLGYGHFSSTLAQYLAMNTHFTNGGQVFSYMLSLNAVTVLVVQYPIVRTASRFSPIVPLILGNLCVALSLLLFGIAGGVALLMFSVVLFTIGEVLLFTMMDMLIDRIAKPEWKGTYFGTIGFNNLGNVMAPILGGLLLDQFGAANGPAVFVPLALTTALGLPFLITAHKRLKIRETGAGDVNV
- a CDS encoding helix-turn-helix transcriptional regulator, with translation MRLHRLIGILLLVESRGKMKASDLAAALETSVRSIYRDIDVLAEAGIPMVSAPGPSGGISLMEGYTVNLRQLHGDEMIQLYLTGMGFQSGRNSESGLKLRNALLKLEKSLPAAYQEDIRKAQNVFYFDDTPWWTEQNAVPCLETLRAALWKSQKISVQYRKVNNDISSRLLLPYGLVVKQGAWYLVAYCEEAEGMRTFKCERFEAVQLLEEEYGIPAEFSLEKYWSSGEERFKQSRRAEEHYPVVLRIEKGKQELVNRLEVMHKGEEEGILVLTVNMYSYENACLKALALLTDTEILEPFLLREYIKEKVTALQHKYL
- a CDS encoding Gfo/Idh/MocA family protein, with the protein product MNIGILGTGFGAYHAAILKKLDSVERVVIFGRNEDKLHKLKEELGVEITSSIEDIMQDSGLDIIDICLPSPLHKKYTLEALKAGKHVFCETPVVLSLEDATAMREAELQYGKRILVNQFIKFDPAYQYLYESARLEKYGKLLHVSVKRETPPLWGNLGLGTLPTNLMIHELDFITWLLGSTAPSSAWGTNSGKEEQALVHVSFEESGVSAEVTVSSLMPDSYPFTVGYEAYFEQAKLVFHESDDMQGNIDTALYEYSKAGKQEIVLEKQDPYKQSLQHAIHCLQNGSESVLSLNQALQSMEIALDLKQRLTGSTD
- a CDS encoding SDR family oxidoreductase, with translation MIVIMGATGTIGSALLERLVDHGVPVRALSREPEKLRDQIGEKGRSTIEVALAEASDPESLRRAFTGASQLFLAMSNSPRQIELETSIIQIAAESGIKHIVKISSPAFEQSSPVAVAGWHQEIEKTLRESGLTHTVLRPYAFMQNLLRLAPTITTQNVFFGSMGDSPCNFIDCRDIADVAAEVLTNREVSGQIYTLTGSEIFSYPQIASQLSALLNRPISYINMEPQVLLRNLIEHGHMPPWLANHVVEIQTMSTVVPESPNDTVKRLLGREPRTLDAFLHERVENFR
- a CDS encoding MarR family winged helix-turn-helix transcriptional regulator; this translates as MNNNNKITNDIDAIPSLVQSKRQIDRYNLDIDAQAILVASRLMAAGAKLGHASEIHFSRFGLSTGRYRLLADLEDNEGEELPSQLAEHLGVTRATVTGLIDILERDGLVARRSSSDDGRQRSVILTEEGAKKLREMAPEHFARLEAMVGLLNIEERSVFLDLLGRVTQGISALTGELGSKPKGNISNE
- a CDS encoding undecaprenyl-diphosphate phosphatase is translated as MSDVIKAIILGIIEGLTEFLPVSSTGHLILAGNLLSFEGDAAITFKIVIQLGAVMAVLILYWRRYLKIGANMIRMDFSKSKGLNVIHMILAMLPALILYLLFKDTIKSKLFGPTPVLIGLVVGGVLMIIAARSRRTETADTIDGINYKQAFGIGLFQCLALWPGFSRSGSTISGGLLLGTSQKAAADFTFLISVPVMFGASLLDLYDSRDLLNSDDFFLMLIGFMTSFIVAMIAVVTFIKLIKRLRLEWFALYRFVLAALFYFIVIL
- a CDS encoding flavodoxin domain-containing protein — its product is MRTLILYATKYGCTEKAAYLLKSQLRGEVEAINLKYVKVPPLTAYDNIILGGSVYYGKIRKEMAQFSRDNKEMLKSKRLGLFICAGLKGEQAEQELRLAFPEELYSKALVKEVFGDEIYTDKMSATDKLILRIAKGKEKGNTGLALDRITSFAHAMN
- a CDS encoding TetR/AcrR family transcriptional regulator; protein product: MSKEGRQEREREAMRTLILETAGQLVAENGIQKLSIRKIAESMEYSPGIIYHYFEGKEDIIGQLLEQGYRNLLQNLNAATAHNSEELLPEEALSRSLSQFIRMAIEEGTQYRNVMLNDSAAVLRHTAVLHMGALQERNAIGMLCATLRRFKGLASQSERELELTAQVIWSAAFGLIIRLTVENPPEEQKEALISRHLQAMLTIASG
- a CDS encoding putative immunity protein, which translates into the protein MGNVKFIDTDKGKTISDLQNKVEHKTLVLWAVDCAERVLPFFEERHPDDKRLREAVEAGRSWLRGELTMSEARTAAFAAHAAARETEGDAACAAARSAGQAAASAHVAGHAVHAATYAAKAITYSSYPADRISNTAKEREWQLQHLLDLKNGGEK